GAGAGTGCCGACTGTAATACTGAGAGATAACAGTCATATAGTGAGAGTGCCGACTGTAATACTGAGAGATAACAGTCATATATTGACAGTGCTGACTGTAATCTTGAGTGATAATAGTTATATAGTGAGAGTGCCGACTGTATTACTGAGTGATAATAGTCATACAGTGAGAGTGCCGACTGTAATACTGAGAGATAACAGTCATATAGTGAGAGTGCCGACTGTAATACTGAGAGATAACAGTCATATATTGACAGTGCTGACTGTAATCTTGAGTGATAATAGTTATATAGTGAGAGTGCCGACTGTAATACTGAGTGATAACAGTCATACAGTGAGAGTGCCGACTGTAATACTGAGTGATAACAGTCATACAGTGAGAGTGCCGACTGTAATACTGAGTGATAACAGTCATATAGTGAGAGTGCCGACTGTAATACTGAGAGATAACAGTCATATAGTGAGAGTGCCAACTGTAATGCTGAGTGATAATAGTCATACAGTGAGATTGCTGTTACATACATGCTTATTTACAGGTGACAGCTCAGACAAACAAGGAGACTTCCCTTGGTTGATAGTCATCATTGTTACTGTAGTCTCCGTCCTTTTCCTCACCCTGGTCATTGGCCTTAGCATTTGCCTGGTGCAACGTCGATCTAAGAAGAAATTTACCAGTGAGTATCAGAAttcagatacacagctcagcagacagtatcacacatgataggattagatacacagctcagcagacagtatcacacatgataggattagatacacagctcagcagacagtatcacataggataggattagatacacagctcagcagacagtatcacataggataggattagatacacagctcagcagacagtatcacacatgataggattagatacacagctcagcagacagtatcacacatgataggattagatacacagctcagcagacagtatcacacatgataggattagatacacagctcagcagacagtatcacacatgataggattagatacacagctcagcagacagtatcacacatgataggattagatacacagctcagcagacagtatcacacatgataggattagatacacagctcagcagacagtatcacacatgataggattagatacacagctcagcagacagtatcacataggataggattagatacagagctcagcagacagtatcacacattataggattagatacacagctcagcagacagtatcacacatgacaggattagatacacagctcagtatacagtatcacacattataggattagatacacagctcagcagacagtatcacacatgataggattagatacacagctcagcagacagtatcacacatggtaggattagatacacagctcagcagacagtatcacacattataggattagatacacagctcagcagacagtatcacacaggataggattagatacaacttGGATAACACTTCATGTATTTTTACCTATTCCTCTGTTCTCCTTGCAGCTCCTATAGAAGAAACCGGAGCCCACTCTGCAGAAGCACTTCTCATACACTGAAGGTGAGATGCTCTGCTGATCTACTCAGAATCTGTAATGTTCTGCAGGTCTAGCTATGTGCAATAGATGTGTCAATGTTCTGCAGAACTGTGATATGACCTGATGTATTACATTACAAAATACTGTGCAGACCTCTACCAATAGTCATAGAGATGCTCTGCAGACTTGCACTAGAAACCAGTGAGAAGTTCTGCAGATTTCTACCAGTAACCAGGGAGATGCTCTGCAGATTTATACCAGTAATCATTGAGATGCTCTGCAGACATTGTGGCATGACTCTATCCTCTTGTTTCTGCAGATCCCCACAGCCGGacgctccttctcctcctccagaaAGGAAGCTGCTACtggacactgtgtatatatacatatatatgtatagcgggtgtacatactgtatctatatgtatgtatatatattatatcctgcGCTGGACGCAGAGCGTGATGTTCGTTTTTTTAACCCTCTCTTGCTGGAGGGATTTGGATTCATTGCTGAGCAGTGTTCAACACATCCCCCTGGCAGTCAAGGGGTTAACCCTGCTTCCTGCACCCCACGTCCCTTCTGATACAAACACGTTCTGCAGCAACGCCACCAGATCACAACCCGCCGCCACCCGTGACACATTCCACCCGGAGCAGAGATTGCAAGCTCTGCCCATCAGGAGTCGCCGCCGTCTAGGAGACACAAGTGCCTTGTCAGGACCGCAGGGGAATCAAATAAAATGTGATTTTTGGTTTTGCAGCCTCTGAGTACTCTGTGTGTTTTGTATATCATAGATAATAGCCCCCTCCCTTGCAACAAAAAGACCCCATGACCCTCCTTTTCCCACAGTTTATAGTTTTTATCCAATAGCAATCTTCAttatggccactagatgtcagcacaaAAGACATACCTGACAGGTAAACTGCTGCACCTCACTTTACCACTGCTGTAAATAGATATTGTCATTTGCAGGCTGAGGACCAAACCTTAAACCCTATGGCAGGCAGAGAGCAATACATAAGTCGGGGTCAAAACCAGGGAATCAGCAGATAAACAGGGAAAGTATTGGGACTGGGTGCAGAGAACATAGAGCCAGAAAACTAAGGTAATCACTGGCAGTCAGGAAAGCGTCAGGTTAATGCCCCGGCCTGGTTGGCTCAGCATCCAAACCTCTGACTGACTGACCAGACCAACTTTAAGGCCTAGCAACCATGTAGCAGCAGCCCTGCCCCTTACAGAACTTCCCCCAGTAGTGCTGCACAGAAGAGAATGATGCCTGCTAGCGGAGAGGTAGGAGGGCAGATATGCAGATTCCTGACATACCTATTAAAATGGACGGGTCCTCATAAGCCAGAGGGGGTGAGCAGCAACAAGAGTGCCAGGCCCAGGCAATACACAAGCTGCCTACTGAGTTCAGTGGACGCTATGTAATACCTCCTTTCTCCTGTAGGGGTTtctgcccacagtatacagtattcacacggagtaaacgcgcgctcattttggcaaagtacacgtgtaaaaacaaGACGCTCATTGacctcaatgacattttacatgtgtattttgacgtgttttttttacgtgtgtaaaaaaaaatgtcattgacacgtgtaaaaaatacacgtgtaaaaataagactcccattgacttacatgtgtaaaaaaaagcatgtcaaaatacatgtcaaaatatacGTCAAAatgtggccgcaaaattacgcgcgcaaaattacgtgcgttatacgcccgtaacgacccattgaaatgaatgggatctgttttgagcgctcacattctgacacgtgtatacgtgacagaatgcgcgcccgttaactccgtgtAAACTGGCccagagtcttatttttacatgtgtattttgccaaaatgagcgcgcgtttactccgtgtgaatggaccctaaggattCAGCAGCAGGACGCCTTGCAATGTGCACTGATAGGGGGCATCTGGAGGAGTAAAATAAACTGTGAGGGTAGATGGAGGggcacattatactctgggtgcagatggaggggacattatactgtgggggcagatggaggggaacattatactgtaggagcaATTGGATTGGGACATTATGacgtgagggcaactggagggttCATTAATGTGGGTGACTGTCCTTTAAAAATTGTAAAGTATGTCCTAACTTGCCTGGTTTGACGTGGACATCAGAGGTGGTGCCTAATACCAGCAGTCACAGGAGGTAACTGCAACTGCATGACCTGCCTTCTAGAGGGCGCTGCTCAGTATCTTACACTGATGAAACCTTATAGTtgtgaccaggggtgaaccttcccctttcgccgcccgagctaactgcagaaagccgcccccctccccccccgccgggaggagggggtggatcgggggcgtggccaagtgaaggggcagggcttagcgccgttcgccggcagagagcaggcccggagactgcctgcgctctgcctgagcgtgaggggaggctgctggagcagcgctgttccagtggcctccccaaaccaccgctccgtgctaagccagtccaggacagcttgtcctggactggcttaggttagcaaaaatgccgccctccctgaggccctggcatagtgctgcctgaagcgctcgcttcaggtcgcctcatgggaggtgcggcactactTGTGACTACAGGATGGTATCTATAGAGGGATCATTATTCCACTCACCCATAAATCCGCcatagtgctgcacctccctacatctcctacCTCATCACTGTTCACCACCCTAACCGTCCTCtccattctgccaatgaccttagacttgtatcctcaGTTATCCCACTcttgtctccaagacttttcttgagctgcaccaaTGCTCTAGAATGCTTTACCCTGGACAATCTAATTCCAATGCCCTAATATCACATCTGTTTCAGCGGCTTATCCCATGGCCTGATCTCCTGGTACTACACCTtacactaacatttcttatcctattcTATCCTTCCTCCTCTATTCCTCAGACCCCGActcctccatctagaagtttccCTGCACAGATATCGGCTGATGACGGCTCACACAGCTTCAGTCATacgaccttatttattaaaagatggctgacccattgtaccaaacaagccctctgacctcttgtgcccccctacctcctcatagaatgtaagctcttgtgtccaggGCCCTCAGTCTTATTGATACGTTAATTCTTTGTCGTATTGTAACGTCTCATATCGTCTGTTCATGTGTTCTCtgatttgtacagtgctgcagaatatgttggtgctatataaatacggTTACAACTACACCCCCATTCATTAACGGTGGATTTCCCATCATCCTCTGGTCCTCGGTTGCATCATGGCGTCCTACAATGTTGTCTTAAAGGGATCTCAGTCATTGGGCAGATTCACTTCTGTACAATTTTCTATCAAATCTTGACTAGTGGGCGTAATGAGATCCACTAATCCCCATCCGATCAGCCAATCAGTAgacagaaaaagtaagctccgcCCCCGAGTTCTCAGACTCAAAGCACTTCCTGTTAGCGCGGTACCaaagtcatgtgacccctcctggCTCTGCTAATTGGCTCAGAGGGTTCCCAGAAGGGAGGGGCTCACGTAGGATGAATATGACCAGCAGGGGGCTCACTTCTGTTCCCCATCAGCTATTCCTGTCACCAGGGCTGCCCTTGTACTTGGAGTCTCTCAGCGCTCTGTaagctttggctctccagctgttgtgacatTACAACTCCTAGGATACCCGGCCCACCATATGTTGGAGCTGTGGTTTGTACTGGTGTAACTGgaaagttgtgatgtcacagctggaGGCGCTTGGGTTTCCTGGCTCCGGTCGCCCCAGCACATGTGTCTGCAGAGATTCCCTTGGCAGCTGGAGCTGTCTGACTGCCTGTGACTGACACTGACAGCAACAGCAGATCAACAGCGACACCTAGTGGCTGCTGTACAGTATGTCAGGTACACTATGCACTTAGTATAAAGGGGCACAGTTTGTAGGCAGTATAAGGGGGCACAGTTTGTAGGCAGTATAAGGGGGCTGTCACGTTcatgtctgagtccagacccagattccggactgcaaaatgcaccgctaagggaacagtggaaggagactatccctgacgctacggtggctagctaggccctgcctgcgggtggtggttgttcccaagctagccttggccccgacaacgcctggctctctaacacgaaggcctagcagacagatagggcaagagctacaagagcgctagggactggggatactaaggtggtcacccctacagaaaccaaggtgcagctgcaggatgggatgtgctggacaacagacacacagcacaacacaacacGGAACAAGAGAATgaagagagggacagtggagaggtgaggaaagagttaacacaggactggggcaaaacaaactggaacccaaacctcacaaataaccagatagtgccaggcaaacagagctgaaagacagggtagagtagaagtgtggagggacaaaccagactcgcacacaaggcaacactcacaccacttccaagtcagtTGAAGTTCTAgcaaaaacactcctcctcccagagccacaaATTCTAGGTGGTTACAACGAAAACCACCAACTAGtagagccagccctcctcctaatacaggccccagaaccgtcTGATAGGTTGatggtaatgaccaacacctgaggctcaatccaaagaacctcaagtatgtACTGAAGGCCACAACGCTATGTACCAACAGATGGCTCAATGGCAAGGAAGCCGCCAGCATCGCAGAAGCCTGGATCAATCCCCAACAGaaacatacacaaatatatacaaataatcaGGTCATGACAGGGGCACAGTTTGCAGGAACTATGACTGGCACTGTAAGAAGTTGGATACAATCAGAATCACTGGGTCTTACAGCATTAAGTAGACATTAAGCTCACTGATGGGCACTCAGGGGTCTGGTGTCATCCCAATTTTTGTGCCCCATAATAATGCATTTTGGTCACGTGGTTAGTAGCTTGAAGCAGATCTGGCAGTTTATAATCCTGTcctatgtaagggctcgttcacatctgcggcccggtctccgtacttaggtttccgtttcctgcctaaaacagaggcaggagacggaaacctgcaggagactttctcacccattcatttgaatgggtgagaaagctgtccggccgtgcacggcggtgagcgttttgcgctctccgccgcgaaaccgggttttataatccggacacagagtcggacatgcagtactctgtgtccggataaaaaaatccggtttcgcggcggagagcctaaaacgctcaccgccgcgcacggccggacccggtctatggtttccgtcttctggcatgcagaagacggaaaccatagaacagagaccccaaacgcaggtgtgaacccagcgtaagtcttATTGTACCTATTAGGTCCTGCCAGAGACTTAACACACTATACTACTGTTGTGTTTGTCAGTGACTCAATCCATGGACAGAAAAATCAAAAGAAAAATGTTCCAAAAAgttgaacaaaaaaaataaaaaaaataaaataatttaaatatttctatataaaaaataactaaaaacctGCCCACTATTGGTGTCACCGTGTCCGCAATGACCAAAACTATAAAGATATTACATTATTTACCTCACATGGTGGACACCATaagaaataattaaaaaacaacacaactatttttatttttaaatacccCGCCTCCCAAAAAACATAATTCACAGTGATAAAAAAGTTGCAAGCATCCTAAGATGGTGTCAATAAAATCTACGGCTCACCCCACAAAAAACAATCCCTTCCAAGAGAagaatataaaaatgttatggctctAACAAATTGGGGACTCAACAATAAATGCACTAACACGCGTCATGTCATAGCGTCACCACCAGGTGGTGGTATAATTATTTGGTTATTTGAAGTTTTCACCtcggccactagatgtcagcccAATTGTTCTGTGTaccagtatatatgtgtacactagcctctgcccgcgacttcgtccgcgtgttgttggcattgatggtctgcctatatttagcaaattgctgtcgtCGATGGCTTGCCTactgcatttcggcagctcttaagctgtcctgctgctgaacttgtttctcacaccgtgcctgtgattgttccggcatcttagcagctcgctaggacgccatataatgagcgtgttgttggtgttgatgaaccACCTGCTTCGgtgtttcaacagctgtcaagctggcctgccgctgaacgcattcctcatgctgtgcccgtgattgtttgggtatctcagcagctcgctgggacgtcatataatgagcgtgttgttggtgttgatgatccgcctgctccggcattttggcagctgtcaagttggcctgcctctgaactcgttcctcgcgctgtggccgtgattgttcaggcatctcagcagctcgctgggacaccatataaagagtgtattgttggcgtcgttgatccccgtcagctccgcttgaggagaattctgttgacttctggctacattcatagctcttgttgtttgcgacaaattagattttctttttccaggcatggttaaaattggcaaactgccaatttggatgaaaggtgtttCCCCATGTCAggttgtcagcactgcctggagaagatcagataatatgcaaatgtgtgtacgcAATCCACTGAAGCTTAAGTGTGTTCACACAGGGAGATAAcaaccctggctgagataaggtgctgcctAGAGCtgcttaatatagtatgtgaacataaattcataacagtcgtgaagtcatgtcatttaccgagataTAAAGTAgcagtttttgtgtgattgaggaacaaacatccaaactttcacatttattatattagtaggattataacaTCCAGAAACTGGGACATTTCTTAtcactgcagatgttacatacgggggagggggggaggggagtcgTCATATTGTGGATTCTGCGGCTAAAGTCCATAGTAATGTGTAGCACAAGACAtgtagggctctgttcacacctgcgttgtggTTTCtgtttataacatacagtgctaaTGGGGTCAGGAATCTGCAAAGAAAGTTTCTGACGGACTGGCACTGATGTGAACAGGCACAAAATGATCAAATATACAGCAAGACATATACATAGTAATATAGTGATATTATCCAGCTAGATGGCGCTAGAGCGCAGACACATTCCTGGCTATCTCTCCTGACCAGGCGGCCACTAAGTCTGTACCAGTTGATAGGCTGCTCAGCTTACAGACTCAGAGATGGGGCATCAGTGGACTGAGAGAAGCCGGGGGGCGCTGTGCTAGACCTCgctgttaggaggtgttgggGTAGGAGTTGCGTGAGGACACAGATATGGTGAACAGCAGGAcagacagaccaccaggacagaggAGTGTCTAATCTGCAGACTAGTACAAGCAGCTCctgcagtttccttgtccaccatccagacaaagGAGGCGCCATCATTACAcccgtctcttcattacaccaaCTGTATATTCATTACCCCCCAGTCACTTCATTACACCCCCATTTCTTCATTACACCCCGTCTGTTCATTACACCCACTGTCTACTCATTATACCTCCCAGTCTAATTACATACCAGTCTCTTCATTGCACCCCCACAGTCTCTTCCTTACGCCCcagtctcttcattacacccccatCTCATTACATACCAGTCTCTTCATTACTAGAGCCCCAATATAACCTTCTCCTTCCATAGACTATCATTACATCACACTATGGGAGACTCACCAGGACAGGAACCAATTCTGGAGCCAGAGGGTTGTCAATGACTGTATATACACCGCACACACCCAAACCACCACCCAAGATCTTCATCCTGCTGTGGTTATGAGATCTCCTGTAAAACAGCGCAGGTACAGGTGTGTCCGAGTACCTACCTGATATATGTATTAACTGTGAGAGCAGCTCTGATTGTAACTGGAGCATAATATATGACTGCAGCTCTGAATGTCACTAGAGTTGACTTCATTTTGCTGTTGCAGTGACTAGAGTAAATGAATGAAGTTCTGAATGTTCCTGCAGCTCTGGTGGTGACTGGAATATAGGAATACGGCTCTGAATGTTCATGACGCTCAGGCAGTGGCTGGAATATATGAAAACAGATCTTCTTGCAGCTC
This region of Leptodactylus fuscus isolate aLepFus1 chromosome 8, aLepFus1.hap2, whole genome shotgun sequence genomic DNA includes:
- the TNFRSF12A gene encoding tumor necrosis factor receptor superfamily member 12A, with translation MMRVLILLQSLLVLLLVNSSMGESTGKKCADGWQWSNDLAKCKDCKMCDTSSKDDFCQICDSSDKQGDFPWLIVIIVTVVSVLFLTLVIGLSICLVQRRSKKKFTTPIEETGAHSAEALLIH